The sequence TCATGTTGTTCAGAGATTCTGTTAAACTTAACCTGATTTTCTCGGTGTATGTTCCCATGTTATTAAAGTATACTttcattaaatatttaaaataatacCTTTGCAATGAATAAGTCTAAAATTTCcaaaaatctttcttttttggtgGCTGCCTGCTTTGGGAGTAGCTGGGTGTTGGTCTGAACCTGAACGCATTGGAGCCAGAGCTGTTGTCAAGAGAAACGTTGTTGCTAACCTTTTCCCCACACAGGATAGCTTCAAAGTGGAGGTAAGCCATTTGGTCTGGCACATTTTTCCAACGATAGAAGCTTAAGGTTAACCTCAGCTGCTTTTTCATCATACGTACTGCCACACAATACGTTCACGACGTTGTTTTATCCTAATAAAATAGCTAGCTAACAGTGAAATGAATAACAACGACAACCTGTTGTTTGAACTGTCACTCCAGAGTTTTGAAGCTAGTGTACTTAAGCTAATTGAAGTCGAGGGGAACTAACCAACAGTTTGCTAACATTACTGTGCATTGCTTGCTCAAGTGCCCCTAAACTCGTTGGACATTTGCAATTACACAGAGTGACCACATTTGAACAgaagttagcattagcattaatgCTAGCCTAGCCACCACAGTGGCAttgatttggctttggcagGGTGCATGCATCTGTCCCTGTTTCACTGAAGGTGGGGTCACGCTGGGATTGTTTGTATGCCATAGTGCCCCATTAGACTGACTCGCTCAGACATTCATCGGCGAACACCGTGGTTAGGTTTGAATTGCGACTCAGCTGCTTGCAACGGTGGCCATTGTTGCTGTGACTCAGACCAGTGGTGTCAGCAGCACTTGTCCTGCTGCTAACATTACATTACTCACCAGACCTAAGGCAGAAAGATATATCTTTTGTTCTTTCATTCAGCATCTTAACCCAAGTCACATTTTAGATGAaaatttcaatgaaaaaaataataaatttaattcattaaaaaaaaaaaaaaaaaaaaaaaaaaaaaaacttggcaaGAGAATAAACTAAAGAAGTCAAGAAAATAGGCGAGGGAATTCAAATAAACACTCCTGCTGTAAGTTACTGCTGTAACTAAAATCAGTATCTTTTAGTGTAAGAAGTTTGGTGATAAAAGATATTAAGAATCATTTATAGGAAGAAAACTTGGATAAATGTATGTGatatattgttttcattatCTTAACTATCAgtatttatttgtattatttactTTCCTTTTACTTCAGAAAccatttgttttctttaatggCTACTCAAGTTAGATCATCTGAATTTATTTTCAGattttacttttctttactTAGCATACACCTGCAAAATACAACCGTATTGCTTCTAAGTGTGTGCCTTATGACTACATTTGACTTTGACCCAGCTGGTGAAGCTGTTGCGCTGCTGTTTGTGTATGTTGTGGTTCAGTATTGCAGAACCTTCAATTAAGCTGTAAACCGCAACGGAGCCTACGCATTAATGATAACTCGGTTTCTCTGATAAGCGATACTCGTTTTTCTCTTTTGACATAGACCTCTGCATGTTTGTCAAAAGCATTGTGTTGACATTTCCAGGAAGGCGCAAAGCTTACATGCTTGTAAATTAGATGTAAAACGATAGTCATTCCCTGGTTCATATTTAACGAAACGGATTTAGAAAAATGTTGGCGACATTACATTTGACTGGTTGTTTCCTAAAATGTCAGTAAACCGTGCATTTGTTTTCTGCTTGCCCTCTAGAAATGTTCGGGTATATCTGGCAGTATGTCTACACATCGTTCCTGAGATACTGGCTGAAGTGGCTCATCAGACAGGCAACAGGGAAGTGTGAGCTGCAGAGGATATGCTCCGGATGCAAGCCGGGGGCATCGAGGACAACCAAAGCAGGTGAAGTCTTTCACTTTACCACTTTAGTTCTCAGTTAACAGTTACTCCTTTACACTAATCCTACTCATGCTTCATTTTCTAGAATACTCTCTTCAGTCATCTAAGAACAAGGTAGGAAAATGTTGAAACTGTCATGTTGGTTTTGTCTCTGATATCTAGGATTAGTCCTGGGTAACTGCTCATGCAGCGACACTAGTTGTGGATCAGGAACAGCTTTCAGTTGGCATTGATAACAGTGAAGTAACTTTATTAATGATCTTGATATTGCGTTGCAAAAAAGATCAATAATTTGCCGTTCCAACAACATTAAGGATTCGCTTTCCTTTCTTTGCTTTATTTCAGGAATTAGATTGAGGAAATTTCCTAAATTTGAGGAATTAGAGAATTAAGTTTGTAATTTAATGGCTTGCTACACAAGCACAATATTTTTTGGGTTAATTTCATCGCGTCCGTTAGTTGTAGATGTGTGAGATTCCTTTGCGCTAGCAAGTTGCAATGAAACACAAGCGCAGGCAGACAAATTGAAATGAAATCTAAACATAAGGCGCactttcaaaaaaagaaaatctaagtAATGATCGAACTGCAGCAAACTTCAGATTAGAGTGTACTGTGCTGCTTCACAGACATTGTAAACCGACCTCTTTGTTATCTTTCAGACGGCCGGATGTGTGAacttaaatatcacatcttctGAGTTTAATCAGCCCTTATCTGTCCCCACACTTGCCAAGTTCAGATAAACTGACTCTGCATGTCATTTACAATTCTAGCTTGATAAGCATTTTGCGATCAAAAGTCAATTCAGTGTTCAGTCCGAGGTGCTGGTTCATCTTGTCCTCTCTGATGAggttcattttgaaaaaaacgtagattttttttttctctctttcggCTGTTGATGATCAAGCCAGCGACTGTGCCGGCCTCCTGTCTGATGCCTTTCTGCTGCATTGTTTTCCTGTTGCCTCCTACCCTGTGTGTTATTCCTCTGCAGGTTTTAAGAGGAGCCTTGGAAACCAGCAAGGATCATTTGGAGCAATGTGTGGATCAAATTATGAAACAGAAGCACATCAAACCCGAAAAAGATCCCCAGTAAGATTATTTCTCTTACTTTAAAGCTGTTGGTCACCTGCAATATGTTCATTTTTAACTTTAACCTTTGATTTATTGGTTATTGGTCctctctccatttttttttttttaggttcaaGGGGAGCCTGCACATCTGTCTGCTGCAGATAACTGGATACAGCAGCTTGTATGAATCTGTAGAAGACTTGAGAAAAAAAGTCTTCAGCTCCGAGAACCCTGAACATGAGGCCATGCTTTTAAAGGTGTGCATTTCTGCCACTGAATCCacacaatgtgttttaaagctTCTTCATTTAGAAAACCTTGCGCGTTTTGGGTTTTCAAAACACTCAGTCTGATCAATGTAATGTGGTTTACTCTGTCAAACGTACACAATCATAGGCACAAGATCATGAGAGGCTGAATTGTTTGTACTTTCAGCTCTGGGACCTGTTGATGCCAACAGTCAAACTTGAGTCCAGAATAACCAAGCAGTGGGGTGACATCGGATTCCAAGGAGATGACCCCAAGACTGACTTCAGAGGGATGGGCCTGCTGGGTCTAATCAACCTTGTGTGAGTACTCAATACATAACAGTGAAGCCTTTTATTTATTAACACAAAATCATATGAAAACATCCAGTATCAACATCTTATAAAAATGATTGGCTTTTATAT is a genomic window of Odontesthes bonariensis isolate fOdoBon6 chromosome 4, fOdoBon6.hap1, whole genome shotgun sequence containing:
- the elmod2 gene encoding ELMO domain-containing protein 2, encoding MFGYIWQYVYTSFLRYWLKWLIRQATGKCELQRICSGCKPGASRTTKAEYSLQSSKNKVLRGALETSKDHLEQCVDQIMKQKHIKPEKDPQFKGSLHICLLQITGYSSLYESVEDLRKKVFSSENPEHEAMLLKLWDLLMPTVKLESRITKQWGDIGFQGDDPKTDFRGMGLLGLINLVFFSENYTAEARQVLSHANHPKLGYSYAIVGINLTEMAYSLLKSGALKAHFYNTVQGAPELTHFHQLYCYLAYEFDKFWVAEEPESIMQFNQYREKFHSIVKTNLQDPGVSLRLMVSSN